A DNA window from Ornithobacterium rhinotracheale DSM 15997 contains the following coding sequences:
- a CDS encoding glycogen synthase — protein MHIVHLSAECYPIAKVGGLGDVVGALPKYLNKIEGVESKVVMPYVYNAKTAEINKELDHVAFLPFGKNKLEVKIWKTHDFGYNLYLIEIEGFSHREKVYGYGDDDYYFVAFQVAALNWIHQWDEMPDVIHCHDYHTGFIPFLMKYAHQYPKFRETPSVFTIHNGKYQGQMPWEIADYFPWFDTWQMPLLVWDNCINAMATAVKCAWRVNTVSPQYMKELMDGDSSLAPLFRQEWQKCIGILNGIDNDEWNPETDKNLVFNYSQKNAIKGKTENKKALCERFGFDEKLPIITFIGRFVDQKGVDVLADAVWKAINILDFQANFFILGSGDQDLSDGVQQMKYYLDDRFNVFIGYDEALARIAYAGSDFMIMPSRFEPCGLNQFYTFRYGGLPIVRTVGGLLDSVIDFEDEGGNGIRFINLSSDDILHAIHRAITLKADKKRINAIIKNNMKLDFSWDKAAQNYLDMYKSLKPE, from the coding sequence ATGCATATTGTACACTTATCAGCAGAATGTTATCCCATCGCCAAAGTAGGAGGCTTGGGCGATGTAGTGGGAGCTCTCCCAAAATATTTAAACAAAATTGAAGGCGTAGAATCAAAAGTAGTGATGCCGTATGTGTATAACGCCAAAACCGCTGAGATTAATAAAGAATTAGATCATGTGGCGTTTTTGCCATTTGGTAAAAATAAATTAGAGGTAAAAATCTGGAAAACCCACGATTTTGGATACAATTTATATTTAATTGAAATTGAAGGTTTCTCTCATCGTGAAAAAGTTTATGGCTATGGCGACGATGATTATTATTTCGTGGCTTTTCAAGTGGCGGCACTCAACTGGATTCACCAATGGGACGAAATGCCAGATGTGATTCATTGCCACGACTACCACACAGGCTTCATTCCTTTCTTAATGAAGTATGCCCACCAGTATCCTAAGTTTAGAGAAACGCCTTCTGTTTTCACAATCCACAACGGAAAATATCAAGGGCAAATGCCTTGGGAAATCGCCGACTACTTCCCGTGGTTTGATACTTGGCAAATGCCACTACTGGTGTGGGACAACTGCATCAATGCCATGGCTACTGCGGTGAAATGCGCTTGGCGCGTGAATACCGTTTCGCCACAATATATGAAGGAATTGATGGACGGAGATTCTAGCCTTGCGCCACTCTTTAGACAAGAATGGCAAAAATGCATCGGAATCCTAAACGGTATCGATAACGATGAGTGGAATCCTGAAACGGATAAAAATTTAGTTTTCAACTATTCTCAAAAAAACGCCATCAAAGGAAAAACCGAAAACAAAAAAGCACTTTGCGAGAGATTTGGATTTGATGAAAAATTACCAATCATCACTTTTATCGGTCGATTCGTAGACCAAAAGGGCGTAGATGTTTTGGCAGATGCCGTTTGGAAAGCGATTAATATTTTAGATTTTCAAGCCAATTTCTTTATCCTAGGAAGTGGCGACCAAGATCTGAGCGATGGCGTGCAGCAAATGAAGTATTATCTAGACGATAGATTTAATGTTTTCATTGGTTATGACGAAGCTCTGGCTCGCATTGCTTATGCAGGATCGGATTTTATGATTATGCCATCGAGATTTGAACCTTGCGGATTGAATCAGTTCTACACCTTTAGATATGGTGGCTTGCCGATTGTGCGCACAGTGGGTGGCTTGCTAGATTCGGTTATTGATTTTGAAGATGAGGGTGGAAATGGAATTAGATTTATCAACCTCAGCAGCGATGATATTTTACATGCGATTCACCGAGCCATCACACTCAAAGCGGATAAGAAAAGAATCAACGCAATTATTAAGAATAATATGAAACTAGATTTTTCTTGGGACAAAGCTGCTCAGAATTATTTAGATATGTATAAAAGCTTAAAACCTGAATAA
- a CDS encoding metal-dependent hydrolase, protein MKIQFLGHACLLIEANGKKILVDPFISGNPKNDKIKVEDIKTDYILLTHAHQDHVLDAEEIAKNNDALIISNAEIAAYYEQKGLKSHGMNTGGSYEFDFGVLTSTIAFHSSSFADGTYGGNPNGYLIKSKDKQIYIAGDTSLTYEMKYLPELYGAIDLAVLPIGGNFTMDALQASYAAEYVQTKRVLGYHYDTFPVIEINHEEAHNFFNKKNINLELLQIGNILII, encoded by the coding sequence ATGAAAATACAATTTTTAGGACACGCATGTTTATTGATTGAAGCTAATGGGAAGAAAATATTGGTAGATCCATTTATCTCTGGAAATCCAAAAAATGACAAAATTAAGGTAGAAGACATCAAAACAGACTACATTCTACTCACCCATGCGCACCAAGACCATGTGCTTGATGCAGAGGAAATTGCTAAAAACAACGATGCGCTCATCATCTCAAATGCCGAAATTGCAGCATACTACGAACAAAAGGGATTAAAATCTCACGGAATGAACACTGGAGGGAGTTATGAATTTGATTTTGGTGTACTCACCTCTACCATTGCATTTCACTCAAGTTCGTTTGCAGACGGCACTTATGGCGGAAACCCAAACGGATATTTAATAAAGTCAAAAGACAAGCAGATTTATATCGCTGGCGACACTTCTCTCACCTACGAGATGAAATACTTGCCAGAATTATATGGTGCCATAGATTTAGCTGTATTGCCAATTGGCGGGAATTTTACAATGGATGCACTGCAAGCAAGCTATGCAGCCGAATATGTACAGACCAAACGTGTACTTGGTTACCACTACGACACTTTCCCAGTAATTGAAATTAACCATGAGGAAGCACACAATTTCTTTAACAAAAAAAATATTAACTTAGAATTATTACAAATTGGAAACATTTTAATCATTTAA
- a CDS encoding GNAT family N-acetyltransferase, whose amino-acid sequence MQKLDIRKIYLKKDIDDALNLAFKTFIKCNSEDCNAQGVAYISDFLKNKETVNKLDFYAAFVKGKIVGMIAFGYNPLHISLFFVEENYQGLKIGNKLFNFAIQNIKEKYIWVKSSTLAVKFYEKLGFVVVDSPEIKNGLKSTLMKYEFLG is encoded by the coding sequence GTGCAAAAGTTGGATATAAGAAAAATCTACTTAAAAAAGGACATTGATGATGCTTTAAATTTAGCATTCAAAACATTTATAAAATGCAATTCAGAAGATTGCAATGCGCAAGGGGTTGCCTATATATCGGATTTTTTAAAAAATAAAGAAACCGTAAATAAACTTGATTTTTATGCAGCATTCGTTAAAGGTAAAATTGTAGGAATGATTGCTTTTGGCTATAATCCTCTGCATATTTCTCTGTTTTTTGTAGAAGAAAATTATCAAGGTTTAAAAATTGGGAATAAATTGTTTAACTTTGCGATTCAAAATATTAAAGAGAAATACATTTGGGTTAAATCTTCCACTCTAGCGGTTAAGTTTTACGAAAAACTAGGATTTGTGGTAGTGGATAGCCCAGAGATTAAAAATGGATTGAAATCTACATTAATGAAATATGAATTTCTCGGATAA
- the porT gene encoding type IX secretion/gliding motility protein PorT/SprT: MKKIISLAILFSTLGLNAQWKTNYGREDFFVEHDEQRLSWGYFVGINKFDFKIAPRYNYGKNINNVIDDGTNETRLHRAQNEDKDGGNVAINRDGKFLVTIDSKMGFSAGLMGRLKVNDYIDLWVQPGIHFTERTLHFDNVKTREIYHNLKYTEEGEQPSREEYTVTEDALERSIKSSYVGIPFMIEFHGDRWFNTRPYVQAGLGYAINLQSQESNTDDNYGGIFRMKTHNFNWQAEMGINIYFRRFKLTPSVKGIFFLNNELVPDNPGTPNIWANTMSSLKTRALVFSLKFE; this comes from the coding sequence ATGAAAAAAATAATAAGTCTAGCAATATTGTTTTCTACCCTTGGTCTTAATGCCCAATGGAAGACCAACTATGGGAGAGAAGATTTCTTTGTAGAGCACGATGAGCAGAGACTTTCGTGGGGATATTTTGTGGGTATAAACAAATTTGACTTTAAAATTGCACCGAGATATAATTACGGAAAAAACATCAATAATGTGATTGATGATGGAACGAATGAGACTCGCCTTCATAGAGCGCAGAACGAAGATAAAGATGGTGGAAATGTAGCAATCAATCGCGATGGGAAGTTTCTTGTAACAATTGATTCCAAAATGGGATTTTCTGCGGGATTGATGGGGAGATTAAAAGTAAATGACTATATAGATTTATGGGTGCAGCCAGGAATTCACTTTACCGAGCGCACTTTGCATTTTGATAATGTAAAGACAAGGGAGATTTATCATAACTTAAAATACACCGAAGAAGGAGAACAACCAAGCAGAGAAGAGTACACCGTGACAGAAGATGCACTTGAGCGAAGTATAAAATCATCGTATGTAGGCATTCCATTTATGATAGAATTTCATGGCGATCGCTGGTTCAATACGCGTCCTTATGTGCAAGCAGGATTGGGATATGCCATTAATTTACAATCGCAAGAAAGTAATACCGACGATAATTATGGCGGGATTTTCAGAATGAAAACTCACAACTTCAACTGGCAAGCCGAAATGGGAATCAATATTTATTTCAGAAGATTTAAATTAACCCCATCAGTAAAAGGTATTTTCTTCCTTAATAATGAATTGGTGCCAGACAATCCTGGAACGCCAAACATTTGGGCAAATACAATGAGTTCGCTCAAAACACGCGCCTTGGTGTTCTCCCTAAAATTTGAATAA
- the lon gene encoding endopeptidase La, protein MNLDNLTFQDNISIESEFIPLLSKEDEEALLNTETPDELAILALRNTVLFPGVVIPITAGRKKSIQLLEDAYDNKDLIGVISQKDTSLDNPSAKDLASVGSVAKIIKLIKMPNGNITVILQGLRRFELVEMLTENPYFIAKINLLEEEKPKEDDVVYNTLIDSIKEISLRIAKINPNMPSEAGYAINSIESPSFLVNFVSSNIDLDLKEKQKLLEENDQKERAMLALEHLNTALQKQELKNKIHSRAHKEMDQQQREYFLNQQIRAIQEELGDFSAEDDFQELKKRAKKQIWKEEIAKTFNKELNRLRRLNPQSPDYSIQRNYLDLMLSLPWDKVSQDKLDIAYAEKVLNKDHYGLQKVKERILEYLAVLKLKGDMKSPIICLYGPPGVGKTSLGRSIATALNRSYQRMSLGGMHDESEIRGHRKTYLGAMPGRILQNIKKAGFSNPVFVLDEIDKLGQGNHGDPSSAMLEVLDPEQNTSFYDNYLEIGYDLSRVLFIATANNIANIPSPLRDRMEMIEVNGYTVEEKVEIAKRHLVPKQLTEHGLPKNAIRLGKKELAFIIDGYTRESGVRGLEKRIAKLVRNIAKDTAMEKEVDPKMTIARIEEILGVPREKDKYENNNVPGVVTGLAWTQVGGDILFIESILSNGKGQLSMTGNLGKVMKESAQIALEYVKAHHEKLGIDSELIEKSNVHVHVPEGAVPKDGPSAGITMLTSIVSTFTKRKVKKNIAMTGEITLRGKVLPVGGIKEKILAAKRAGIKEIILCVQNKKDIEEIEPEYIKGLTFHYVDKMEDVLDIALLK, encoded by the coding sequence ATGAATTTAGACAATTTGACATTTCAAGATAACATTTCTATCGAATCCGAATTTATTCCACTTTTAAGCAAGGAAGACGAGGAGGCTCTTCTCAATACCGAAACGCCAGACGAATTAGCGATTTTGGCATTGCGCAACACGGTTTTGTTCCCAGGGGTGGTAATTCCCATTACTGCTGGGCGCAAGAAATCTATCCAATTGCTAGAAGATGCCTATGATAACAAAGATTTAATCGGGGTAATTTCACAAAAAGATACTTCGCTCGATAATCCATCTGCCAAGGATTTAGCTAGCGTGGGCAGTGTGGCAAAAATCATTAAATTGATCAAAATGCCAAACGGAAACATCACTGTGATTTTGCAAGGTTTAAGAAGATTTGAGCTAGTAGAAATGCTGACTGAAAATCCTTATTTCATTGCAAAAATTAATCTTTTGGAGGAAGAAAAACCTAAGGAAGATGATGTGGTGTACAATACTTTAATTGATTCGATTAAAGAAATTTCGTTGCGCATTGCCAAAATTAATCCCAATATGCCATCGGAAGCGGGCTATGCGATTAATTCCATTGAAAGTCCGTCGTTTTTGGTGAATTTTGTAAGCTCGAACATTGATTTAGACTTAAAAGAAAAACAAAAATTACTGGAAGAAAACGACCAAAAAGAGCGTGCCATGCTCGCGCTCGAACATCTAAACACTGCACTGCAAAAGCAAGAGCTTAAAAACAAAATCCATTCTCGTGCACACAAGGAGATGGATCAGCAACAACGCGAATATTTCTTGAATCAGCAGATTAGAGCCATTCAAGAAGAGTTGGGCGACTTTAGTGCAGAAGATGATTTTCAAGAATTGAAAAAACGCGCCAAAAAACAAATTTGGAAAGAAGAAATTGCGAAAACTTTTAATAAAGAATTAAACCGACTACGCAGACTTAACCCACAATCGCCTGATTATTCTATTCAGCGAAATTATTTGGATTTAATGTTAAGTTTGCCTTGGGACAAAGTTTCTCAAGATAAATTGGACATCGCCTATGCCGAGAAGGTTTTAAACAAAGATCACTACGGGCTCCAAAAGGTGAAAGAACGCATTTTGGAATACCTTGCCGTGCTTAAATTAAAAGGTGATATGAAATCGCCAATTATTTGTTTGTATGGGCCTCCAGGCGTGGGAAAAACTTCGCTTGGTCGTTCTATTGCTACGGCACTCAATCGCTCGTACCAGAGAATGTCGCTCGGTGGAATGCACGACGAATCGGAAATCAGAGGACACAGAAAAACTTACCTAGGTGCTATGCCTGGTAGAATCTTACAAAATATTAAAAAAGCAGGTTTTTCCAATCCCGTTTTTGTTTTAGATGAGATTGATAAATTAGGACAAGGTAATCACGGCGACCCGTCTTCGGCAATGCTCGAAGTGCTAGACCCTGAACAAAACACCTCTTTCTACGACAATTATTTAGAAATTGGTTATGATTTGTCTCGTGTGTTATTTATCGCTACGGCAAATAATATTGCAAACATTCCTTCTCCCCTACGCGACCGTATGGAAATGATTGAAGTGAATGGCTACACCGTAGAAGAAAAAGTAGAAATTGCCAAAAGACATTTAGTTCCAAAACAACTTACCGAACACGGGTTGCCTAAAAATGCAATTCGTTTAGGCAAAAAGGAATTAGCGTTTATCATCGATGGCTACACCAGAGAATCAGGCGTGCGCGGACTCGAGAAACGCATTGCTAAATTGGTGCGAAACATTGCCAAAGATACTGCCATGGAGAAAGAAGTGGATCCTAAAATGACGATTGCACGAATCGAAGAAATTTTAGGTGTTCCGCGCGAAAAAGATAAATACGAAAACAACAATGTTCCTGGTGTGGTAACGGGCTTAGCTTGGACACAAGTGGGCGGAGATATTTTGTTTATCGAGTCGATTTTATCTAATGGCAAAGGGCAACTTTCTATGACGGGAAATTTGGGTAAAGTGATGAAAGAATCTGCCCAAATTGCACTCGAATATGTGAAAGCACACCACGAAAAACTAGGCATAGATTCGGAATTAATCGAAAAATCAAATGTGCATGTGCATGTGCCAGAAGGTGCTGTTCCCAAAGATGGACCATCGGCAGGGATTACCATGCTCACAAGTATCGTTTCTACCTTTACTAAAAGAAAAGTAAAGAAAAATATTGCCATGACGGGCGAAATCACTTTGCGTGGAAAAGTGCTACCCGTGGGTGGAATCAAGGAGAAAATCTTAGCCGCCAAACGAGCAGGCATCAAAGAAATTATCCTTTGTGTTCAAAACAAAAAAGATATTGAAGAAATTGAGCCCGAATACATCAAAGGGCTTACCTTCCATTATGTAGACAAAATGGAAGATGTGCTTGATATTGCATTATTAAAATAA
- a CDS encoding fluoride efflux transporter FluC, producing MFKNLLFIFIGGGLGSVLRFVISFFNANYSYGTFLANFLGCLLIGVFMALGQRSLFSQPVYLLLAVGFCGGFTTFSTFTAENYKMLASGDYLGFGIYSLGTFIICLLGLILGSKIAAAF from the coding sequence ATGTTTAAGAATTTATTATTTATCTTCATTGGCGGTGGCTTGGGAAGTGTTTTAAGATTTGTTATTTCGTTTTTTAATGCCAATTATTCTTACGGAACTTTTCTAGCCAATTTTTTAGGATGCTTATTAATTGGTGTGTTTATGGCATTAGGGCAACGCTCCCTATTCAGCCAGCCAGTGTATCTATTATTAGCTGTAGGATTTTGTGGCGGGTTCACCACTTTTTCCACCTTCACTGCCGAGAATTATAAAATGCTTGCAAGTGGCGATTATCTCGGATTTGGCATTTATAGTTTAGGTACCTTTATTATATGTCTATTAGGATTAATTTTAGGAAGTAAAATCGCCGCAGCCTTTTAG
- a CDS encoding glucose-1-phosphate adenylyltransferase → MKENQRILALILGGGRGTRLQPLTSERSKPAVPLAGKYRLVDIPISNCLNSGINRIFVLTQFNSASLNRHIKNSYSFDLFSKGFVDILAAEQTDDNGDWYQGTADAVRQSLQHYKKIDYDYMLILSGDQLYQMDFQDMLRKHIESNAELSIATIPVNASDATGFGIMKTNEANQITSFIEKPDAEELKNWTSDTGKEMQAKGRDYLASMGIYLFNKNVLNKLLEENEGTDFGKHIIPGSIENHKVLSYQFEGYWTDIGTIKSFHEANLDLASHLPSFNLYDNTNQIYTHARMLPPAKVEGTSLERVVLSEGSIVHASRLENCVIGIRTRIGKGTTVADTYIMGSDYYESLERIEENKRKKIPPIGIGERCFISNAIIDKNVRIGNDVRINGHKGLKDKDTPEYKIVDGIVVVKKGAVLPDGFSI, encoded by the coding sequence ATGAAAGAGAATCAAAGAATTTTGGCGCTGATCCTAGGAGGAGGACGAGGCACCAGATTGCAGCCACTCACAAGCGAACGCTCTAAGCCTGCCGTGCCGCTTGCAGGAAAATACCGATTGGTAGACATTCCAATTTCTAACTGTTTAAATTCTGGTATCAACCGAATTTTTGTGCTTACTCAGTTTAACTCTGCTTCGCTGAACCGCCACATCAAGAACAGCTATAGTTTTGATTTATTCAGCAAAGGATTTGTGGATATTTTGGCAGCTGAGCAAACCGATGATAATGGAGATTGGTACCAAGGAACTGCAGATGCGGTGAGACAAAGCTTGCAACATTATAAGAAAATAGATTACGACTATATGCTCATTCTTTCTGGAGACCAATTGTACCAAATGGATTTCCAAGATATGCTTAGAAAACATATCGAGAGCAATGCCGAATTGAGTATCGCTACGATTCCAGTAAATGCAAGCGACGCTACTGGCTTTGGTATCATGAAAACCAACGAGGCTAATCAAATCACTTCTTTCATCGAAAAACCAGACGCAGAGGAATTGAAAAACTGGACTTCTGATACTGGAAAAGAAATGCAGGCTAAAGGTAGAGATTACTTAGCTTCCATGGGGATTTATTTATTCAATAAAAATGTACTAAATAAATTGTTGGAAGAAAACGAAGGTACAGACTTTGGAAAACACATCATTCCAGGAAGTATTGAAAATCATAAGGTGCTCAGCTACCAATTTGAGGGCTACTGGACAGATATAGGAACGATCAAGTCCTTCCACGAGGCAAATTTGGACTTAGCAAGCCACTTACCTTCATTTAATTTATATGATAATACCAATCAGATTTACACCCACGCTAGAATGTTGCCACCTGCCAAGGTAGAAGGCACTTCGCTGGAAAGAGTAGTATTATCCGAGGGCTCTATCGTGCATGCAAGTCGTTTGGAAAACTGTGTAATTGGAATCAGAACCCGCATAGGCAAAGGCACTACGGTAGCAGACACCTACATCATGGGTAGCGATTACTACGAATCTCTTGAACGAATTGAAGAAAATAAACGCAAAAAAATCCCACCAATCGGGATTGGAGAAAGATGCTTTATCAGCAATGCAATTATTGATAAAAATGTGAGAATCGGAAACGATGTTCGCATCAATGGACATAAGGGATTAAAAGACAAAGACACTCCTGAATATAAAATCGTAGACGGAATTGTGGTGGTGAAGAAAGGAGCCGTATTACCAGATGGATTTAGTATATAA
- a CDS encoding ATP-dependent helicase, which translates to MGSNYLDELNDVQRQAVEATEGPVMVIAGAGSGKTRVLTYRIAHLINQGVDSFNILALTFTNKAAREMKERIAKVVGVSEAKNIWMGTFHSIFARILRVEAPLLGYPSNFTIYDQQDALSILKKVIKDMNLDQDVYKPKQILNRISQFKNNLITVRAYFNNPEIMEADAIALRPQTGEIYKRYVEKCFKSGGMDFDDLLLRTNEVLTRFPDVLAKYQNRFKYILVDEYQDTNHSQYLIVKALASRFENICVVGDDAQSIYAFRGANIRNILNFNKDYKDAQSFALEQNYRSTQNIVNAANDIIAKNRDQLKKNVWTSNDAGAKIPVYRALTDMDEARYIAAQIFEKKMQNQYNNSDFAVLYRTNAQSRAIEEALRKKNIPYRIYGGMSFYQRKEVKDLIAYLRLLVNPNDEEALMRIINYPVRGIGNTTQQALTVFADKVGKPVIEILFNLQFYAPQLKLNARAFNSLNNFATMIQSFAVKLKTGDVYEVALQVAKESGMLKTLSDDDTPEGRSRLENLQELLNSLQGYVEEQSQIEGGNPTLQGFLEDAALSTDADKDETDTDKVSLMTVHLAKGLEFPVVFVVGLEENLFPSQMNLNSRQELEEERRLFYVALTRAEKEAMLSYSVSRSRWGKIVDAEPSRFLEEISDQYLDWKNPSPVTPMNSTGLSADLFGDDFPTFTRKEKNEPISYKRKIKKALPSTSNHNLKKLSEAKLQAGDSANQSLKVDSVVLHDRFGRGVVKSIEGEVGDEKAIVNFENAGEKKLLLRFAKLRIVG; encoded by the coding sequence ATGGGAAGTAACTATTTAGATGAATTAAATGATGTTCAACGCCAAGCCGTAGAAGCTACCGAAGGACCCGTAATGGTGATTGCAGGAGCAGGTTCTGGAAAAACACGAGTTTTAACTTATCGCATTGCACACTTAATCAATCAAGGGGTAGATAGCTTTAATATTCTAGCACTCACCTTTACCAACAAGGCTGCTCGCGAGATGAAGGAGCGTATCGCTAAAGTGGTGGGCGTGAGCGAAGCTAAAAACATCTGGATGGGAACTTTTCACTCCATTTTTGCAAGAATTTTGCGTGTGGAAGCCCCTCTTTTGGGCTACCCGTCTAATTTTACGATTTATGACCAGCAAGATGCACTTTCAATTTTAAAGAAGGTAATCAAGGACATGAATCTAGACCAAGATGTGTATAAACCCAAACAAATTCTCAACCGAATTTCTCAGTTTAAAAACAACTTAATCACAGTGCGTGCCTATTTCAATAATCCAGAAATCATGGAGGCAGACGCCATTGCACTGCGACCACAAACGGGCGAAATCTATAAACGCTATGTGGAAAAATGCTTTAAATCTGGCGGAATGGATTTTGATGATTTATTACTGCGTACCAACGAGGTTTTAACTCGCTTTCCCGATGTTTTAGCCAAATACCAAAACCGATTTAAATACATTTTGGTAGATGAGTATCAGGATACCAACCATTCTCAGTATTTAATTGTAAAAGCTTTGGCTTCAAGGTTCGAGAATATTTGTGTAGTGGGCGACGATGCGCAGTCGATTTATGCGTTCCGTGGGGCAAATATTCGTAACATTTTAAATTTTAATAAAGATTATAAAGATGCACAATCTTTTGCCTTGGAACAAAATTATCGTTCAACTCAAAATATTGTAAACGCGGCAAACGATATTATTGCCAAAAACAGAGATCAGCTCAAGAAAAATGTATGGACTTCCAACGATGCGGGGGCAAAAATTCCCGTGTATCGTGCCTTGACCGATATGGACGAGGCTCGCTACATTGCGGCACAGATTTTTGAAAAGAAAATGCAAAATCAGTACAATAATAGTGATTTTGCTGTGTTGTATCGTACCAATGCACAGTCGCGAGCGATAGAGGAGGCGTTGCGCAAAAAAAATATTCCGTATAGAATTTATGGCGGCATGTCGTTTTACCAAAGAAAAGAGGTAAAGGATTTAATCGCTTATCTGCGATTGCTCGTGAATCCAAACGACGAGGAGGCTTTGATGCGAATCATAAATTATCCCGTGCGTGGCATCGGGAACACAACGCAACAGGCACTTACTGTTTTTGCAGACAAAGTGGGCAAGCCTGTCATCGAAATTTTATTTAATTTACAGTTTTATGCACCACAATTAAAGTTAAACGCCCGAGCATTTAATTCGTTAAATAATTTTGCAACGATGATTCAAAGTTTTGCCGTAAAATTGAAAACGGGCGATGTGTATGAGGTAGCATTGCAGGTGGCAAAAGAGTCTGGCATGCTCAAAACATTGAGCGATGATGATACGCCAGAAGGTCGTTCAAGACTGGAAAACTTGCAAGAGTTGCTAAACAGTTTGCAGGGCTATGTAGAGGAGCAAAGCCAAATCGAGGGAGGAAATCCCACTTTGCAAGGATTTTTGGAAGATGCGGCACTCTCTACCGATGCCGACAAAGATGAAACCGATACCGATAAAGTTTCGCTGATGACGGTGCATTTGGCAAAAGGTTTGGAGTTTCCTGTGGTTTTTGTCGTGGGCTTGGAGGAAAATTTATTCCCATCTCAAATGAATTTAAACTCTCGCCAAGAGCTTGAAGAAGAACGCCGCTTGTTTTATGTAGCACTCACACGTGCCGAGAAAGAAGCCATGCTCTCTTATTCCGTTTCGCGTAGCCGTTGGGGCAAAATTGTAGATGCCGAACCGAGCCGATTTTTGGAAGAAATTAGCGATCAATATCTGGATTGGAAGAACCCAAGTCCTGTAACGCCTATGAACAGCACAGGGCTTTCGGCAGATTTGTTTGGTGATGATTTTCCAACTTTTACCCGAAAAGAGAAGAACGAACCGATTTCGTACAAACGAAAAATCAAAAAAGCTTTGCCGAGCACAAGCAATCATAATTTAAAGAAATTGAGCGAAGCAAAATTGCAAGCGGGCGATTCTGCCAATCAATCACTGAAAGTGGACAGCGTAGTGCTACACGACCGATTTGGTAGAGGCGTGGTGAAAAGCATTGAGGGCGAAGTGGGCGATGAAAAAGCCATTGTAAACTTTGAAAACGCTGGCGAAAAGAAATTACTTCTGCGCTTTGCCAAACTCAGAATTGTAGGATAA